Proteins encoded together in one Shewanella acanthi window:
- the secA gene encoding preprotein translocase subunit SecA encodes MFGKLLTKVFGSRNDRTLKGLQKVVNKINALEADYEKLTDEQLKAKTAEFRSRIEAGETLDAIMAEAFATVREASKRVFEMRHFDVQLLGGMVLDSNRIAEMRTGEGKTLTATLPAYLNALTGKGVHVITVNDYLARRDAENNRPLFEFLGLSVGINVAGLGQQAKKDAYNADITYGTNNEFGFDYLRDNMAFSPQERVQRPLHYALIDEVDSILIDEARTPLIISGAAEDSSELYIKINTLIPSLIRQDKEDSEEFVGEGDYSIDEKAKQVHFTERGQEKVENLLIERGMLAEGDSLYSAANISLLHHVNAALRAHTLFERDVDYIVQDGEVIIVDEHTGRTMPGRRWSEGLHQAVEAKEGVHIQNENQTLASITFQNYFRQYEKLAGMTGTADTEAFEFQHIYGLDTVVVPTNRPMVRKDLADLVYLTANEKYQAIINDIKDCRERGQPVLVGTVSIEQSELLARLMVKEKIPHQVLNAKFHEKEAEIVAQAGRSGAVTIATNMAGRGTDIVLGGNWNMELDAIENPTAEQKAKIKADWQVRHDAVIAAGGLHILGTERHESRRIDNQLRGRAGRQGDAGSSRFYLSMEDSLMRIFASERVAGMMKKLGMEEGEAIEHPWVSRAIENAQRKVEARNFDIRKQLLEFDDVANDQRQVVYAQRNELMDAQSIEDTIKNIQDDVIAAVIDQYIPPQSVEELWDVPGLEQRLQQEFMLKLPVQEWLDKEDDLHEETLRERIITSWSDAYKAKEEMVGAPVLRQFEKAVMLQTLDGLWKEHLAAMDHLRQGIHLRGYAQKNPKQEYKRESFELFQQLLETLKHDVISVLSKVQVQAQSDVEEMEARRREEDAKIQRDYQHAAAEALVGGDDGADELMAHTPMIRDGEKVGRNDPCPCGSGRKYKQCHGKLS; translated from the coding sequence ATGTTTGGTAAATTACTGACAAAAGTATTTGGTAGTCGTAACGACCGTACCCTTAAAGGTTTACAAAAAGTAGTTAATAAGATTAATGCGCTTGAAGCCGATTATGAAAAATTAACCGACGAACAACTCAAAGCTAAAACCGCGGAATTTAGAAGCCGTATCGAAGCGGGCGAAACCCTAGACGCCATCATGGCCGAAGCATTCGCAACCGTGCGCGAAGCCTCAAAGCGTGTTTTTGAAATGCGTCACTTCGACGTCCAGTTACTCGGTGGTATGGTGCTTGATAGTAATCGTATTGCCGAAATGCGTACCGGTGAAGGTAAAACCTTAACTGCAACTTTGCCAGCATATCTAAATGCCTTAACGGGTAAAGGTGTTCACGTGATTACCGTGAACGACTACTTAGCCCGTCGTGACGCTGAAAATAACCGCCCACTGTTTGAATTCTTAGGTTTGTCCGTCGGTATCAACGTAGCAGGTCTGGGCCAACAGGCGAAGAAAGACGCCTACAACGCAGATATCACCTACGGTACCAACAACGAATTTGGCTTTGATTACCTACGTGACAACATGGCGTTCTCGCCACAGGAACGGGTTCAGCGTCCATTGCACTATGCGCTGATTGACGAAGTGGACTCAATCCTGATTGACGAAGCCCGTACTCCGCTGATTATTTCAGGTGCAGCTGAAGATAGCTCTGAGCTCTACATCAAGATTAATACCCTGATCCCAAGTCTTATCCGTCAGGATAAAGAAGACTCCGAAGAATTTGTGGGTGAAGGTGACTACAGCATCGATGAAAAAGCCAAACAAGTGCATTTCACCGAGCGTGGTCAGGAGAAGGTTGAAAACCTGCTGATTGAGCGCGGCATGTTAGCCGAAGGCGATTCACTCTACTCCGCGGCGAATATTTCGCTGCTGCATCACGTTAACGCTGCCTTACGCGCGCACACTCTATTCGAGCGTGACGTTGACTACATCGTTCAAGACGGTGAAGTGATCATCGTTGACGAGCACACAGGTCGTACTATGCCAGGCCGTCGTTGGTCTGAAGGTTTACACCAAGCCGTAGAAGCCAAAGAAGGCGTTCACATTCAGAACGAGAACCAAACACTGGCATCGATCACCTTCCAAAACTATTTCCGTCAATACGAAAAACTGGCAGGTATGACGGGTACTGCGGATACCGAAGCATTCGAATTCCAACACATCTATGGTTTAGATACTGTTGTGGTGCCAACTAACCGTCCAATGGTACGTAAAGATTTAGCAGACTTAGTTTACCTGACTGCCAATGAAAAATACCAAGCCATCATCAACGACATCAAAGATTGTCGTGAGCGTGGTCAGCCAGTATTAGTGGGTACAGTATCTATCGAACAATCAGAACTGTTAGCGCGCCTAATGGTAAAAGAGAAGATCCCACACCAAGTACTTAACGCCAAATTCCACGAGAAAGAAGCGGAAATCGTTGCTCAAGCGGGTCGCTCTGGCGCGGTGACTATCGCGACTAACATGGCCGGTCGTGGTACCGACATCGTGTTAGGTGGTAACTGGAATATGGAGCTCGATGCCATCGAGAATCCAACCGCTGAACAAAAGGCAAAAATCAAAGCCGATTGGCAAGTACGCCATGATGCCGTGATTGCAGCCGGTGGCCTACATATTTTAGGTACTGAGCGTCACGAGTCTCGCCGTATCGATAACCAGCTGCGTGGTCGTGCGGGTCGTCAAGGTGACGCGGGTTCTTCACGCTTTTATCTGTCGATGGAAGACAGCTTGATGCGCATTTTCGCATCAGAGCGAGTTGCCGGCATGATGAAAAAGTTAGGCATGGAAGAAGGTGAAGCGATTGAGCATCCTTGGGTATCCCGTGCTATCGAAAACGCGCAACGTAAAGTAGAAGCCCGTAACTTCGATATCCGTAAGCAATTGCTCGAGTTCGACGATGTGGCTAACGACCAACGCCAAGTGGTTTACGCCCAACGTAACGAGTTGATGGATGCGCAAAGTATTGAAGATACCATCAAGAACATCCAAGATGATGTTATCGCTGCGGTGATTGACCAATACATTCCACCACAATCGGTTGAAGAGTTATGGGATGTACCAGGTCTTGAGCAACGTCTACAGCAAGAGTTCATGCTGAAGCTGCCAGTTCAAGAATGGTTAGATAAAGAAGACGACTTACACGAAGAAACGTTACGTGAGCGTATCATCACCTCTTGGTCTGATGCTTATAAAGCAAAAGAAGAAATGGTTGGTGCGCCAGTACTGCGTCAATTCGAAAAAGCAGTCATGCTGCAAACGTTAGACGGTCTGTGGAAAGAGCACTTAGCGGCAATGGATCATTTGCGCCAAGGTATCCACCTGCGTGGTTATGCACAAAAGAATCCTAAGCAAGAATATAAGCGTGAATCATTCGAGCTATTCCAGCAATTACTCGAAACCTTAAAGCATGATGTGATAAGTGTACTGTCTAAGGTTCAAGTACAAGCGCAATCGGATGTTGAAGAAATGGAAGCGCGTCGTCGTGAAGAAGATGCCAAGATCCAACGCGACTATCAACATGCAGCGGCTGAAGCCTTAGTTGGTGGTGATGATGGTGCCGATGAGTTGATGGCTCATACCCCAATGATCCGTGATGGCGAAAAGGTTGGTCGAAACGATCCATGTCCTTGTGGTTCTGGCCGCAAATATAAGCAGTGCCACGGCAAACTGAGTTAA
- a CDS encoding M23 family metallopeptidase, with translation MSVTVFIQGRNGVTRWQPSKRWLLLPMLLLATGTGIYQHNSAKFENQQASVDNDRIQREQQKKQVLELKSATESQLAMLATHVARMQAKITRLEALGQQVAKQNKLDEDFDFSSEVGVGGMSELGSSVELGQLIDDMNKLASRIDNNHVQLSLLETVSSNHHIDAERFVSGVPLDKGWLSSPYGLRNDPFNGRRTMHKGIDFTGREGAKVVSTAAGVVTWAGNMFGYGELVEIDHGNGLRTRYGHNKALSVAVGDVVAKGEVIATMGSTGRSTGAHVHYEVLRGGQQIDPQKFVYRKAG, from the coding sequence ATGAGTGTAACAGTATTTATTCAAGGTCGGAACGGCGTCACACGCTGGCAACCCAGCAAGCGCTGGTTGCTCCTTCCCATGCTGTTGTTAGCGACGGGTACCGGTATTTATCAACACAACTCTGCTAAATTCGAAAATCAGCAAGCCAGTGTCGATAACGATCGCATCCAACGTGAACAACAAAAGAAGCAAGTCTTAGAACTTAAAAGTGCAACCGAGTCACAGCTAGCCATGCTGGCGACCCATGTTGCGCGCATGCAAGCCAAGATCACTCGTCTCGAGGCGCTAGGCCAACAAGTCGCAAAACAAAATAAATTGGATGAGGATTTTGATTTCTCGTCCGAAGTTGGCGTGGGTGGTATGAGCGAACTCGGCAGCAGTGTTGAGCTTGGTCAATTGATCGATGATATGAATAAGCTGGCGTCACGAATTGACAACAATCATGTTCAATTATCGCTACTTGAAACCGTGTCATCTAATCACCATATAGATGCAGAGCGCTTTGTATCAGGGGTTCCACTCGATAAAGGTTGGTTGTCTTCACCCTACGGATTACGCAATGACCCTTTTAATGGCCGTAGAACGATGCATAAAGGTATCGATTTTACGGGTCGTGAAGGGGCCAAAGTTGTCTCCACCGCCGCAGGCGTGGTGACTTGGGCTGGAAATATGTTCGGTTATGGTGAGTTGGTCGAAATCGACCATGGTAACGGGTTACGTACTCGCTATGGCCATAATAAAGCTTTGTCAGTGGCTGTAGGTGATGTGGTCGCTAAGGGCGAGGTTATCGCCACAATGGGAAGCACAGGGCGCTCTACCGGAGCTCATGTGCATTATGAAGTGTTGCGTGGCGGACAGCAGATAGATCCACAGAAGTTTGTCTACCGCAAAGCTGGTTAA
- a CDS encoding DUF721 domain-containing protein, which yields MKKPPQDLSQLLHQSGKLPDIAEKAELLLYLDQHVKQIIAGPVAEQLKVANFRQGVLVVETTSAAWAARINFQKQKLLSQLQAETLPILTAIEVKVNPRLAMYDAKPKQTSKELSPAAAEHIAALADNVSGSLGEKLKRLASLASRNK from the coding sequence ATGAAAAAGCCCCCTCAAGATCTCAGCCAGTTATTACATCAATCGGGAAAGCTTCCCGATATTGCTGAGAAAGCGGAACTACTTTTATATCTGGATCAGCACGTGAAGCAGATTATTGCAGGTCCTGTTGCGGAGCAGCTGAAAGTCGCTAATTTCCGTCAGGGTGTTCTTGTGGTTGAAACCACTTCGGCAGCCTGGGCTGCGCGAATCAATTTCCAGAAGCAGAAACTGTTATCCCAGCTTCAAGCAGAAACGCTCCCAATCCTTACCGCAATTGAAGTTAAAGTCAACCCGAGATTAGCAATGTATGATGCAAAGCCAAAACAGACCAGTAAAGAACTGAGTCCAGCAGCGGCAGAACATATTGCTGCACTTGCAGATAATGTCAGTGGGTCACTGGGTGAAAAACTAAAACGGCTGGCCTCATTGGCCAGCCGTAATAAATAA
- the lpxC gene encoding UDP-3-O-acyl-N-acetylglucosamine deacetylase: MIFQRTVQKMVKATGVGLHSGNKVTLSIMPAPVNTGIVLVRTDLNPAVTIPAKADQVRETTMCTALVNDEGIRISTIEHLFAALAGLGIDNAVIEVDAPEIPIMDGSASPFVFLLQSAGIKEQAAPKKYLKVKRTIRVEDGDKWAELKPFKGFRVNFKIDFAHPEIARSQQHVVMDFSTSAFVKEISRARTFGFMRDIEYLRANNLALGGSMENAVVLDEYRVLNPDGLRYEDEFVKHKILDAFGDLYVAGHAILGEFTAYKTGHALNNQLVRALLAQQDAWELVSFEKEADVPVSFTVPGGAVFA, encoded by the coding sequence ATGATTTTTCAAAGAACTGTTCAAAAAATGGTGAAGGCTACTGGAGTCGGTTTGCACTCTGGCAATAAGGTCACCTTGAGCATCATGCCCGCACCAGTCAATACAGGGATCGTACTCGTGCGTACCGACTTGAATCCTGCCGTCACTATTCCGGCGAAGGCAGATCAAGTTCGTGAAACCACTATGTGCACGGCTCTCGTCAATGACGAAGGTATTCGAATTTCGACAATTGAGCATCTGTTTGCTGCATTAGCGGGCTTAGGCATCGATAACGCTGTGATCGAAGTGGACGCGCCTGAAATCCCAATTATGGATGGCAGTGCGAGCCCATTCGTCTTCTTATTGCAGTCTGCAGGTATTAAAGAACAGGCGGCACCTAAGAAGTACTTAAAGGTTAAACGCACCATTCGTGTTGAAGATGGCGATAAATGGGCTGAGTTAAAGCCATTTAAGGGTTTTAGAGTGAATTTCAAAATTGATTTCGCTCACCCAGAGATCGCTCGCAGTCAGCAACACGTGGTGATGGACTTTTCTACATCGGCTTTCGTAAAAGAAATCAGCCGTGCTCGTACTTTCGGTTTTATGCGTGATATTGAGTATCTGCGTGCAAACAACCTAGCATTAGGTGGCAGCATGGAAAACGCAGTTGTACTTGACGAATATCGCGTCCTCAACCCCGATGGCCTGCGTTATGAGGATGAGTTCGTTAAGCACAAAATTTTAGATGCGTTTGGTGATCTCTATGTAGCAGGACATGCCATTCTTGGTGAGTTCACTGCCTACAAAACCGGTCATGCACTGAATAACCAATTAGTGCGCGCGTTATTGGCACAGCAAGATGCGTGGGAATTAGTGAGCTTCGAGAAAGAAGCCGACGTTCCCGTCAGCTTTACCGTGCCAGGTGGTGCTGTTTTCGCTTAA
- the ftsZ gene encoding cell division protein FtsZ, with protein MFEIMDTHSDEAVIKVIGVGGGGGNAVEHMVKHNIEGVEFVVTNTDAQALRKSGAGSTIQLGRDVTKGLGAGANPEVGRAAAEEDRENIRSALRGSDMIFIAAGMGGGTGTGAAPVVAQIAREEGILTVAVVTKPFPFEGKKRMAYAEQGIAELAKHVDSLITIPNEKLLKVLGRGTTLLDAFAAANNVLLGAVQGIAELITRPGLINVDFADVKTVMSEMGNAMMGTGVARGDDRAEEAAEAAIASPLLEDIDLAGARGVLVNITAGMDMSIEEFETVGNHVKAYASDNATVVVGAVIDPEMSDELRVTVVATGIGGEKRPDIQLVSKPAPRPEPVVVEPKVEAYVEEAAHVSYAAPKGNVVPAAAQPAPAPAPSTKHELDYLDIPAFLRKQAD; from the coding sequence ATGTTTGAGATCATGGACACTCATTCAGACGAAGCGGTGATTAAAGTCATCGGCGTTGGTGGCGGCGGCGGTAACGCTGTTGAACATATGGTCAAGCACAACATCGAAGGTGTTGAGTTTGTTGTAACAAACACGGACGCCCAGGCGTTACGTAAATCAGGCGCTGGCTCAACAATTCAGTTAGGCCGCGACGTAACTAAAGGTCTAGGAGCAGGTGCAAACCCAGAAGTGGGTCGCGCCGCTGCTGAAGAAGACCGCGAAAACATCCGTTCAGCGCTAAGAGGCTCTGACATGATCTTTATCGCCGCCGGTATGGGTGGTGGTACTGGTACTGGTGCGGCTCCTGTGGTTGCGCAAATTGCTCGCGAAGAAGGTATCTTAACCGTTGCGGTTGTGACTAAGCCTTTCCCATTCGAAGGCAAAAAGCGTATGGCTTATGCTGAGCAAGGTATCGCCGAGCTTGCTAAGCACGTGGATTCGTTAATCACGATTCCAAACGAAAAATTATTAAAAGTATTGGGCCGTGGCACCACTTTACTCGATGCGTTTGCCGCAGCGAATAACGTATTATTAGGCGCGGTACAAGGTATTGCCGAGCTTATCACTCGTCCAGGTCTGATTAACGTCGACTTCGCGGACGTGAAGACTGTGATGTCAGAAATGGGTAATGCCATGATGGGTACGGGTGTTGCTCGTGGTGACGACCGTGCTGAAGAAGCGGCAGAAGCTGCCATCGCCAGCCCATTATTAGAAGACATCGATTTAGCCGGTGCCCGTGGTGTGTTAGTTAACATTACCGCAGGTATGGACATGAGTATCGAAGAATTCGAAACCGTGGGTAACCACGTTAAGGCTTATGCTTCTGACAACGCGACCGTGGTTGTGGGTGCGGTAATCGACCCAGAAATGAGCGACGAGCTGCGTGTTACGGTTGTTGCAACCGGTATCGGTGGTGAGAAGCGCCCTGACATCCAATTGGTGTCTAAGCCTGCGCCTCGTCCAGAGCCAGTTGTTGTTGAACCAAAGGTTGAAGCCTATGTCGAAGAAGCTGCTCATGTAAGCTATGCCGCGCCAAAGGGTAACGTAGTCCCTGCTGCCGCACAGCCTGCTCCAGCGCCAGCGCCTTCAACAAAGCATGAATTGGACTACTTAGATATTCCAGCGTTTTTGCGTAAGCAAGCTGACTAA
- the ftsA gene encoding cell division protein FtsA, translating into MTKNQDRNLIVGLDIGTSKVAVIIGEVLPDGEISIVGLGNHPSRGMDKGGVNDLDSIVRSVQRALDQAELMADCQVSSVYLSISGKHIACQNENGMVSINDEEVTQEDVDNVIHTARSVKIPTERRILHVLPQEYAIDVQDGIRSPIGMSGMRMEAKVHIVTCANDMAKNITKSVERCGLKVDDLVFSGIASADAVLTFDEKDLGVCIVDIGGGTTDIAVYTNGALRHCAVVPVAGNQVTNDIAKIFRTPSSHAEQIKVQFACARSSMVSREDSIEVPSVGGRPSRSMSRHTLAEVVEPRYQELFELVLKELKDSGLEDQIAAGIVLTGGTASIQGVVDIAEATFGMPVRVASPLPIKGLYEYVDQSIYSTGVGLLHYGARRVLERQFERPERQGVTSAWNRVQSWFKGEF; encoded by the coding sequence ATGACGAAAAACCAAGATAGAAATCTGATCGTCGGATTGGACATAGGAACCTCTAAAGTCGCAGTGATCATAGGCGAAGTTCTGCCCGATGGCGAAATCAGCATAGTCGGCCTTGGTAATCATCCTTCTCGGGGGATGGATAAAGGTGGCGTTAACGATTTGGACTCCATCGTACGCAGTGTGCAACGCGCGCTTGATCAAGCGGAATTAATGGCGGATTGCCAAGTGTCGTCTGTTTACCTGAGCATTTCGGGTAAGCATATTGCCTGCCAAAACGAAAATGGCATGGTGTCGATTAACGATGAAGAAGTGACACAGGAAGATGTGGATAATGTGATCCACACGGCGCGCTCGGTGAAGATCCCGACAGAACGTCGTATTTTGCATGTGCTGCCACAGGAATATGCCATTGACGTGCAAGACGGTATCCGGAGTCCAATCGGCATGTCAGGTATGCGTATGGAAGCCAAGGTGCATATAGTGACCTGCGCTAACGATATGGCCAAGAACATCACTAAGAGTGTTGAGCGCTGTGGCTTGAAGGTGGATGACTTAGTGTTCTCTGGTATTGCTTCTGCCGATGCGGTGCTGACCTTCGATGAAAAAGACTTAGGCGTATGTATCGTCGATATCGGCGGGGGGACTACGGATATCGCTGTGTATACCAACGGTGCACTGCGTCATTGTGCAGTCGTGCCAGTAGCAGGTAACCAAGTGACGAATGACATTGCGAAGATTTTCCGCACACCTTCGTCACACGCAGAGCAAATTAAAGTGCAGTTCGCCTGTGCACGTAGCTCCATGGTGAGCCGCGAAGACAGTATCGAAGTGCCTTCGGTGGGTGGTCGCCCATCGCGCAGCATGTCGCGTCATACACTGGCCGAAGTAGTAGAGCCAAGATACCAAGAGTTGTTTGAGTTAGTACTCAAGGAACTCAAAGACAGCGGTCTAGAAGATCAAATCGCCGCAGGGATTGTACTCACTGGGGGTACAGCGTCGATTCAAGGCGTGGTGGATATTGCGGAGGCAACCTTTGGTATGCCAGTTCGCGTAGCCTCTCCATTGCCAATCAAGGGATTATACGAATACGTGGATCAGTCTATTTACTCCACCGGAGTTGGGCTGCTTCATTACGGTGCAAGACGGGTACTTGAGCGTCAGTTCGAGCGTCCTGAGCGTCAAGGGGTTACCAGTGCATGGAATCGGGTCCAGAGCTGGTTTAAGGGTGAATTTTAA
- a CDS encoding cell division protein FtsQ/DivIB — protein sequence MSWSDKRRHLQTRTSGVNWYLWSGIGFLGLVIGSFVFGGYQLHKILNDASTLPIEAVAIKGERTYTTDKDIQVALQDLMQRSFFSADIGLVQQALEALPWVYRASVRREWPAKLRVYLQEQQVAAHWNGTAWLNVHGEVFEAPTHPELDHLPYLSGPDDMGTEVLTAYAQVSSLLKINGFNLASLSLTPRHAWHATLDNGIVLDLGREDKMARIQRFITVYPLLAKQDKSIARVDLRYDTGLAVGWGDAQTREPIINDEKPR from the coding sequence GTGTCTTGGAGTGATAAGAGGCGGCACTTGCAAACAAGGACATCAGGGGTCAATTGGTACCTGTGGAGTGGGATTGGCTTCTTAGGTTTAGTAATAGGCAGCTTTGTTTTTGGTGGCTACCAATTACATAAAATTTTAAATGATGCCAGTACCTTACCTATTGAGGCAGTGGCCATCAAAGGTGAGCGAACTTACACCACGGATAAAGATATACAAGTTGCACTGCAGGATCTGATGCAGCGGAGTTTTTTTAGCGCTGATATCGGTTTAGTGCAGCAGGCTCTAGAAGCCTTGCCTTGGGTATACCGAGCCTCGGTAAGACGCGAGTGGCCCGCGAAACTTAGGGTGTACTTACAGGAGCAGCAGGTCGCTGCCCATTGGAATGGTACAGCGTGGCTGAATGTGCATGGTGAAGTGTTTGAAGCACCAACGCATCCAGAACTTGATCATCTGCCGTACCTGTCTGGGCCAGACGACATGGGAACCGAGGTCTTGACTGCCTATGCGCAGGTGAGTTCCCTGCTAAAGATTAATGGTTTTAATTTAGCCAGTTTAAGTTTGACGCCACGTCATGCGTGGCATGCGACCCTAGATAACGGCATAGTGCTGGATCTAGGTCGAGAAGATAAAATGGCAAGGATACAAAGGTTTATCACTGTTTACCCGCTGTTAGCGAAACAGGATAAATCAATTGCCAGAGTGGATTTGCGCTACGACACAGGGTTGGCCGTAGGCTGGGGCGATGCACAAACAAGAGAGCCGATAATTAATGACGAAAAACCAAGATAG
- the murC gene encoding UDP-N-acetylmuramate--L-alanine ligase — MTKTERYLQLRTMIPEMRRIKRIHFVGIGGAGMGGIAEVLVNEGYVVSGSDIAQNAVTDRLCLLGAKIHIGHVADNVQQADVVVVSTAINPLNPEIIAAKELRIPIVRRAEMLAELMRYRHGVAIAGTHGKTTTTSLIASVYGQAERDPTFVIGGLLNSAGTNARLGTSRYLIAEADESDASFLHLQPMVSVVTNIEADHMDTYGGDFEKLKSTFVDFLHNLPFYGVAVVCIDDAVVREIMPRIGRHMITYGFSDDADVQALNFSQQGHQCRFTVRRKGKQDLDLLLNLPGQHNVLNALAAIAVATEDDIEDSAIIQALAEFQGIGRRFQHLGKFATSKGEVMLVDDYGHHPSEVAATIKAARAGWPDKRLVMAYQPHRYTRTRDLYEDFVEVLSQVDCLLLLDVYSAGETPIPGADGRALCRSIRLRGQLDPIFVASPDHLVEVLPDVLQEGDLLLTQGAGNIGALSRQLAATELGFAIAAVEEGKC; from the coding sequence ATGACTAAGACAGAAAGATACTTACAGTTAAGAACTATGATCCCCGAGATGCGCCGCATTAAGCGTATCCACTTCGTCGGTATTGGCGGCGCGGGCATGGGCGGTATCGCTGAAGTATTAGTAAACGAAGGTTATGTGGTTAGTGGTTCGGACATCGCCCAAAACGCGGTAACCGACAGACTGTGTTTGCTGGGGGCCAAAATTCATATCGGCCACGTTGCCGACAACGTGCAGCAGGCTGACGTAGTGGTGGTATCGACTGCGATCAATCCACTGAACCCCGAAATTATTGCCGCCAAGGAATTACGTATTCCGATTGTGCGCCGCGCCGAGATGTTGGCCGAACTGATGCGTTACCGCCACGGTGTGGCGATTGCGGGTACCCATGGTAAAACCACGACAACCAGTTTAATTGCCAGTGTTTATGGTCAAGCTGAGCGCGACCCGACCTTCGTGATCGGTGGCCTGCTAAACAGCGCTGGCACGAATGCTCGACTTGGCACTAGCCGTTACCTGATCGCCGAAGCAGATGAGAGTGATGCGAGCTTCCTGCATCTGCAGCCTATGGTCAGTGTGGTGACTAACATTGAAGCCGATCATATGGACACCTACGGCGGTGACTTTGAAAAGCTGAAATCGACCTTCGTTGACTTCCTGCATAATTTGCCGTTTTACGGTGTGGCTGTGGTGTGTATCGATGATGCTGTCGTGCGTGAAATCATGCCGCGCATCGGTCGCCATATGATCACCTATGGCTTTAGTGATGATGCCGACGTGCAGGCGCTGAACTTCAGTCAGCAAGGGCATCAATGCCGTTTCACCGTAAGACGTAAAGGTAAGCAAGATTTAGATCTGCTGCTGAACCTACCGGGTCAACACAATGTGCTTAACGCTTTAGCGGCGATTGCCGTTGCCACTGAAGATGACATTGAAGACAGCGCAATTATCCAGGCTCTGGCGGAGTTCCAAGGTATTGGTCGCCGCTTCCAACACTTAGGCAAATTTGCGACCAGCAAAGGCGAAGTGATGCTAGTGGACGATTACGGTCATCACCCAAGTGAAGTGGCGGCGACCATTAAAGCGGCTCGTGCGGGGTGGCCTGATAAACGTTTAGTCATGGCATACCAGCCACACCGTTATACCCGTACTCGCGACCTCTATGAGGATTTCGTAGAAGTACTATCTCAGGTCGATTGTCTGTTGCTGCTCGACGTTTACAGTGCGGGTGAAACCCCAATACCTGGCGCCGATGGCCGTGCTTTATGTCGTTCAATTCGCCTGCGTGGTCAGTTAGATCCGATTTTCGTCGCAAGTCCCGATCATTTGGTTGAAGTTTTACCGGATGTCCTACAGGAAGGGGATTTATTGTTGACACAAGGAGCAGGTAATATAGGCGCCCTTTCACGTCAATTAGCAGCCACTGAATTGGGCTTTGCTATTGCGGCAGTCGAAGAGGGTAAATGTTAA